The following coding sequences lie in one Eubacterium ventriosum genomic window:
- a CDS encoding PrgI family protein, giving the protein MNISINKDIEKYQESVVMGLTARQLIFSIASVACGGAIVLLTYKYVGLTGSAYIAIPVVAPLALNGFYSYQGMSFTQMFKRKLWFAFKNRPLTYISEESEKTIKRMRMEEERQRKKEDKRKKRKTGEVTKAENEKHKGKFNTGKQTEEQE; this is encoded by the coding sequence ATGAACATATCAATTAACAAGGACATAGAAAAATATCAGGAGTCAGTGGTGATGGGACTTACCGCAAGACAGCTGATATTTTCCATCGCATCAGTTGCATGCGGCGGCGCAATAGTTCTTCTTACATACAAATACGTGGGGCTTACGGGAAGTGCATACATTGCTATTCCCGTGGTGGCACCACTTGCATTAAACGGATTTTATTCATATCAGGGAATGAGTTTTACACAGATGTTTAAAAGAAAACTGTGGTTCGCTTTTAAGAACAGACCACTTACATACATTTCAGAGGAAAGTGAGAAAACCATAAAAAGAATGAGAATGGAAGAGGAACGGCAGAGAAAAAAGGAAGACAAAAGGAAAAAAAGAAAAACAGGAGAAGTAACAAAAGCAGAAAATGAGAAACATAAAGGAAAATTTAACACAGGAAAACAGACGGAGGAACAGGAATGA
- a CDS encoding VirB4-like conjugal transfer ATPase, CD1110 family has product MNIFKDRFSEIKKASEPLYKSPKSVQETIEILKISESGIFEVADGKYSKTYRFSDVNYATRSEDEQESFFQRYCKCLNSFDCTFKITVNNKNKDMDVLRNEVMLKYRNDGFDKMRESYNRIIEEKILEGRQGIEQERYLTITIERKNFEEAKAQFATIEASMFRSFAELGSKLTPLTGNERLKILHDYYRLGREDEFNFDIKNGRITGTDFRNEICNTRIKYHPDYFENEGKVGRVLFIKKYPTYLSDRFFTELTFLPVHSVTSVDVVPVPKDLTMKMLQKKYLGIESDIIKQQRTRNRNNDFSSEISYATRQKKKDIEEIMNNVRENDESLYYVSVTMIVMADDRDELESICETVDSVSKGAGCAVDTCMYKQREAVNTTLPIGVRQIETMRTMLTQSLAVLMPFNVQELCDRNGIYYGVNQISKNIIVGNRKKLLNGNGFIFGVSGAGKSFQAKMEMGSVLLSTDDNVIAVDPMNEYEDVTEKYNGTYINISTNTRNYINPMDMDVWNLDVLDSKGWVRDKCQFMLSICEQIMKEITPQQRSIISRCVKDLYMDIARSREKYVPTMEDLYNRLLKQEDKEARDVALGLEIFVTGALNIFNHQTNINVNNRFIVYGIRDLGESLAPLAMLVMMETIQQKIIDNGERGIATWFYIDEVHVLLNSPFSAEYLRQMWKKVRKQGGLCTGITQNIVDLLMSETSTTMLSNSAFILLLNQSSKDIEKIVESLEISEEQLNYVIDSPSGCGLIKCGSRIVPFDNVITKDSELYRLYNTNMYEKMERLEKEKQ; this is encoded by the coding sequence ATGAACATATTTAAGGACAGGTTTTCTGAAATAAAGAAGGCATCAGAGCCACTTTACAAATCACCAAAGTCGGTGCAGGAAACAATTGAAATACTAAAGATATCTGAAAGCGGAATATTTGAGGTGGCAGATGGAAAGTATTCAAAGACATACAGATTCAGTGATGTCAATTATGCCACACGTTCAGAGGACGAACAGGAAAGCTTCTTTCAGAGATACTGCAAATGCCTTAACTCATTTGACTGCACATTCAAGATAACAGTCAACAATAAAAACAAGGACATGGATGTGCTAAGAAATGAGGTAATGCTTAAGTACAGAAATGACGGATTCGATAAGATGAGGGAAAGTTACAACAGAATCATTGAGGAAAAGATACTTGAGGGAAGACAGGGCATTGAGCAGGAAAGATATCTTACCATAACAATTGAGAGAAAGAACTTTGAGGAGGCAAAGGCACAGTTTGCAACAATTGAGGCATCAATGTTTAGAAGTTTTGCCGAACTTGGTTCAAAGCTGACACCACTTACAGGAAATGAACGATTAAAGATTCTTCACGACTATTACAGACTTGGAAGGGAGGATGAATTTAACTTTGACATAAAGAATGGAAGAATTACCGGAACAGACTTTAGAAATGAAATCTGCAACACAAGGATAAAATATCATCCTGACTATTTTGAGAATGAAGGAAAGGTTGGAAGGGTTCTTTTCATAAAGAAATATCCAACATACCTTTCTGACAGATTTTTTACGGAGCTGACATTTCTGCCGGTACATTCGGTTACAAGTGTGGATGTGGTTCCGGTGCCAAAGGACCTTACAATGAAGATGCTGCAGAAAAAGTATCTGGGCATTGAGTCAGACATAATAAAACAGCAGAGAACAAGAAACAGAAACAATGACTTTTCATCAGAAATTTCATATGCAACGAGACAGAAGAAAAAGGACATTGAGGAGATAATGAACAATGTAAGGGAAAATGACGAAAGCCTTTACTATGTTTCAGTGACAATGATTGTCATGGCAGATGACAGGGATGAACTTGAAAGCATCTGTGAGACAGTGGATTCCGTTTCAAAGGGAGCAGGATGTGCTGTTGACACATGCATGTACAAACAGAGGGAAGCAGTTAACACAACACTTCCCATAGGAGTAAGACAGATTGAAACAATGAGAACAATGCTTACACAGAGCCTTGCAGTTTTAATGCCCTTTAATGTGCAGGAACTTTGTGACAGAAACGGCATTTACTATGGCGTAAACCAGATATCCAAAAACATAATTGTGGGCAACAGAAAAAAACTTTTAAACGGCAACGGATTCATATTCGGTGTGTCAGGTGCAGGAAAGTCGTTTCAGGCAAAGATGGAAATGGGGTCGGTTTTACTTTCAACAGATGACAATGTAATTGCAGTGGATCCAATGAATGAATATGAGGATGTCACTGAAAAATACAATGGAACCTACATAAACATTTCAACAAACACAAGAAACTACATTAATCCCATGGACATGGATGTGTGGAATCTGGACGTATTGGACAGTAAGGGATGGGTAAGGGACAAGTGCCAGTTCATGCTAAGTATCTGCGAGCAGATAATGAAGGAAATAACACCACAGCAGCGTTCAATCATTTCAAGATGCGTAAAGGACTTGTACATGGACATTGCAAGAAGCAGGGAAAAATACGTTCCCACAATGGAGGATTTGTACAACAGGCTTCTTAAACAGGAAGACAAGGAAGCAAGAGACGTGGCACTTGGACTTGAAATATTTGTTACCGGAGCATTGAATATCTTTAATCATCAGACAAATATAAATGTAAATAACAGATTTATTGTGTATGGAATAAGAGACCTTGGGGAATCTCTTGCCCCACTTGCAATGCTTGTAATGATGGAAACAATACAGCAGAAGATAATCGACAACGGTGAAAGGGGAATAGCAACATGGTTTTACATTGATGAGGTGCATGTTCTTTTAAACTCACCGTTTAGTGCGGAATATCTTCGTCAGATGTGGAAAAAGGTAAGAAAGCAGGGAGGACTTTGTACAGGAATAACACAGAACATAGTGGACCTTCTTATGAGTGAAACGAGCACAACAATGCTTTCAAACTCAGCATTCATACTACTTTTAAATCAGTCAAGCAAGGACATAGAAAAGATAGTGGAGTCACTGGAAATATCAGAAGAGCAGCTTAACTATGTTATAGATTCACCGTCAGGATGCGGGCTTATAAAATGCGGAAGCAGAATAGTACCGTTTGACAATGTGATAACAAAAGACAGTGAACTTTACAGACTTTATAATACAAATATGTATGAGAAGATGGAAAGGCTGGAGAAAGAAAAGCAGTAA
- a CDS encoding nuclear transport factor 2 family protein: MNEREKIIRLWFDMWIKKADLGIDNIFTDDVVYTESWSPKYENRKTVKHWFDEWNTRGSVLVWEIKQFFHQGNQTIVEWYFKSKMNNGNVEEFDGISLIVWTQDNKIKSLKEFGCNLHNYNPYRDSDIPVFREEKANWF, from the coding sequence ATGAACGAGAGAGAAAAAATTATCCGATTATGGTTTGATATGTGGATTAAGAAAGCAGATTTAGGAATTGACAATATTTTTACAGATGATGTTGTATATACTGAGAGTTGGAGTCCTAAATATGAAAACCGCAAAACGGTAAAGCACTGGTTTGACGAATGGAATACACGCGGAAGTGTTCTTGTCTGGGAGATTAAGCAATTTTTTCATCAAGGCAATCAAACAATCGTGGAGTGGTATTTTAAAAGCAAAATGAATAATGGAAATGTTGAAGAATTTGACGGAATATCTTTAATTGTATGGACACAGGATAACAAAATAAAATCATTAAAAGAGTTTGGTTGCAATCTTCATAATTACAATCCATATCGAGATAGTGATATTCCCGTATTTCGAGAAGAAAAAGCAAATTGGTTTTGA
- a CDS encoding GNAT family N-acetyltransferase: protein MMYKFNEKVSVKALADLRESVGWNRMEKEYKNPLMTSYYHIAVYENDKLIGYIDSVSNGVADAYIQDLMVCPDYQGKGIGTDLMDKMIEYLKKKRIYMISVVYEECLKPFYERFGFYNMLCGQMETY from the coding sequence ATGATGTACAAGTTTAATGAAAAAGTGTCTGTAAAAGCATTGGCAGATTTGCGTGAATCTGTGGGTTGGAACAGGATGGAAAAAGAGTATAAAAACCCTTTGATGACATCGTATTACCATATTGCAGTTTATGAAAATGATAAACTGATTGGGTATATTGATAGTGTATCAAATGGGGTAGCAGATGCTTATATTCAAGATTTAATGGTTTGTCCGGATTACCAAGGTAAAGGGATTGGCACAGACCTGATGGATAAAATGATTGAATATTTGAAGAAAAAGCGTATCTACATGATTTCAGTGGTTTATGAAGAATGCTTAAAGCCGTTTTATGAGCGATTTGGGTTTTATAATATGCTGTGTGGGCAAATGGAAACATATTAA
- a CDS encoding HIT family protein, whose translation MDNCDWCNLSEEDKQFQVYESKSWSVFLSDEQDYIGRCILVLNRHCNSLSELTDDEWDELRNLICKMEACLKTVLGATLCNWSCLMNNFYKESAPNPHLHIHVRPRYDKPIVLNGSTHTDSEFGHHYALNKGAVIPFKDKEEVFSRLKGWLNR comes from the coding sequence ATGGATAATTGTGATTGGTGTAACTTGTCTGAAGAAGATAAACAGTTTCAGGTGTACGAAAGTAAATCATGGTCTGTTTTCCTTTCAGATGAACAGGATTATATTGGACGCTGTATATTGGTTTTGAATCGTCATTGCAATTCATTGTCAGAGCTAACAGATGATGAATGGGACGAGCTTCGCAATTTGATTTGTAAAATGGAGGCATGCTTAAAAACTGTTTTAGGAGCAACTCTATGTAATTGGAGTTGTTTGATGAACAATTTCTATAAAGAGTCAGCGCCTAATCCTCATCTTCATATTCACGTAAGGCCAAGATATGATAAGCCCATTGTGCTCAACGGGAGCACCCATACTGATAGCGAGTTTGGTCATCATTATGCGTTGAATAAGGGTGCGGTAATACCTTTTAAAGATAAGGAAGAAGTGTTTAGCCGACTAAAAGGATGGCTTAATCGTTAA
- a CDS encoding GNAT family N-acetyltransferase yields MITIDESYIKVCKLTKNMAAGYIDYFENRAFSDGNIQKGCYCVWHHWTEKHEHERSLMPENERPYRKRDYAKELIEKGVLNGFVAVCEDRIVGFCNADNKNTYFRLSRENAPNSWTGSREGDKILSIVCFTVEPDMRRKGIAKAMLEYACQYAKENGYDGIEGYPSKGRFSASDCGGSVEMYTDQGFDIIEIPNGVVARKNFKKQ; encoded by the coding sequence ATGATAACTATAGATGAATCATATATTAAAGTGTGTAAGCTCACTAAGAATATGGCAGCCGGTTATATCGATTATTTTGAGAACAGAGCATTTTCTGATGGTAATATTCAAAAAGGTTGTTATTGTGTTTGGCATCATTGGACGGAAAAACATGAACACGAGCGTAGTTTGATGCCGGAAAATGAGCGGCCATATCGAAAAAGAGATTATGCAAAAGAATTGATAGAAAAAGGTGTTTTGAACGGCTTTGTGGCTGTCTGTGAAGATAGAATAGTTGGATTCTGTAACGCAGATAATAAAAATACCTATTTCAGGTTAAGCAGGGAGAATGCGCCGAATAGTTGGACTGGTTCCCGTGAAGGGGATAAAATACTATCTATAGTATGTTTTACCGTTGAGCCTGATATGCGTAGGAAAGGAATAGCAAAAGCTATGCTTGAATATGCTTGTCAGTATGCTAAAGAAAATGGATATGATGGTATTGAAGGGTATCCTTCAAAGGGAAGGTTTTCTGCAAGTGACTGTGGTGGTTCTGTAGAGATGTATACAGATCAGGGATTCGATATCATTGAGATTCCTAATGGTGTGGTTGCAAGAAAAAACTTTAAAAAGCAATGA
- a CDS encoding C40 family peptidase — MKIGKEKEVETKIHKKKNGKIHKKRDLKIDNKVMSTRTKNNVRTMRKVAESKIVDNIEGGENIEETFEATGMAIKPIKSIVNEGNRIRKKAKVSKLQKEVVGSRLRKRAVNKGKQLAKKSGRKAVKKISKKMAKDNGRKVAKESAKIATKAGTAVAGSVAGSVAGPEGTLIGMAAGEAAGMKIDNTFYKAEQRSRMMKFFMDKLKPNEEQNDSLFKLVGRMVRNKMTFLIKRMVSLLAPLITPILIIVIAATGIVFAVIAVLYNSPFALFLPPLESGDTIQSVTTQYVSEFNQEVQTLIDEHKDADKGRKVYVDYEGMNSEPSNYYDIMSVYMVNYGYENTATKMNETNKQNLKAVFDDMCKYTTENVTEKKGKKKIKYLEVRITLKKYTEMAIEYQFDDNRTATLNQLMSAYITNNPSGGSQISGLQGSLTPQEISNITDKISNPTQKAVASFVLSKVGYPYSQPLRNSGKAFDCSSLAYYAWKSAGVDISFGGGTTAAAEAEGLKDKTVKEENLQPGDLIFYSYTTNGRYRNISHVGIYVGNGKMVEAVDEAHGVCLGDYHNGGLVMICRPGK; from the coding sequence ATGAAAATAGGTAAAGAAAAAGAAGTTGAAACAAAAATACACAAGAAGAAAAATGGCAAGATTCATAAGAAGCGAGATTTAAAAATAGATAACAAAGTAATGTCTACAAGGACGAAGAATAATGTAAGAACAATGAGAAAAGTAGCCGAGTCAAAGATTGTAGACAACATTGAAGGTGGTGAAAACATTGAGGAAACTTTTGAAGCTACAGGAATGGCAATAAAGCCTATAAAGAGCATTGTAAATGAAGGTAATCGTATTAGAAAAAAGGCAAAAGTTTCAAAACTTCAAAAAGAAGTCGTAGGAAGCAGGTTAAGAAAGAGAGCGGTTAATAAAGGTAAACAATTAGCAAAAAAGTCAGGCAGAAAGGCGGTAAAGAAAATATCAAAAAAGATGGCTAAAGATAACGGCAGGAAAGTGGCAAAGGAAAGTGCAAAGATTGCAACCAAGGCTGGAACGGCAGTGGCAGGTTCAGTGGCAGGTTCAGTGGCAGGACCGGAAGGTACTTTGATAGGAATGGCTGCAGGCGAAGCAGCAGGAATGAAGATTGACAATACATTTTACAAGGCAGAGCAAAGAAGTAGAATGATGAAATTTTTTATGGATAAGCTGAAACCAAACGAAGAGCAGAATGACAGTCTTTTTAAACTTGTAGGGAGAATGGTAAGAAACAAAATGACTTTTTTGATAAAAAGAATGGTATCCTTATTGGCACCATTGATTACACCAATTTTAATAATTGTAATAGCAGCAACTGGGATTGTATTTGCCGTCATTGCAGTTCTGTACAATTCACCATTTGCATTGTTTCTTCCACCATTGGAAAGTGGAGACACAATACAGTCAGTGACAACACAGTATGTTTCAGAATTTAATCAGGAAGTGCAGACTTTGATTGATGAACACAAGGACGCTGACAAGGGAAGAAAGGTGTATGTGGATTATGAAGGAATGAATAGTGAGCCGTCCAATTATTACGACATTATGAGCGTGTACATGGTTAATTACGGATATGAAAATACCGCAACAAAAATGAATGAAACGAACAAGCAAAATTTGAAGGCAGTGTTTGATGACATGTGTAAGTACACCACGGAGAATGTGACAGAGAAAAAAGGCAAAAAGAAGATAAAGTATTTAGAGGTGAGAATTACACTAAAAAAATATACAGAAATGGCAATAGAGTATCAGTTTGATGATAACAGAACAGCAACACTTAATCAGTTGATGAGTGCTTACATAACAAACAATCCTTCCGGTGGAAGTCAGATAAGTGGATTACAGGGAAGTCTTACTCCTCAGGAAATAAGCAACATAACAGACAAGATTTCTAATCCAACACAAAAGGCTGTTGCTTCATTTGTTTTGTCAAAAGTAGGATATCCTTACAGTCAACCATTAAGAAACAGTGGAAAAGCATTTGACTGTAGTTCATTGGCATACTATGCGTGGAAGTCAGCAGGTGTTGACATATCGTTTGGCGGTGGAACAACTGCGGCTGCAGAAGCAGAAGGGCTGAAAGATAAGACAGTAAAAGAAGAAAATCTACAGCCGGGAGATTTGATTTTCTACAGTTATACAACAAACGGAAGATATAGGAACATCAGTCATGTTGGAATTTATGTGGGCAATGGAAAGATGGTGGAAGCCGTGGATGAAGCTCATGGAGTGTGCCTGGGAGACTATCATAATGGTGGATTGGTTATGATATGTAGACCGGGGAAATAA